The Ananas comosus cultivar F153 linkage group 7, ASM154086v1, whole genome shotgun sequence genome has a window encoding:
- the LOC109713320 gene encoding oligopeptide transporter 3 isoform X1, producing MAFKGGGDEEGEMRRGKQQQEQQEQQQQEQQCPVEEVALVVPETDDPSLPVMTFRAWVLGLASCTLLIFLNTFFTFRTQPLTISGILMQIAVLPLGRFMASALPRRDLRLPWGLGSFSLNPGPFNIKEHVIITIFANCGVSYGGGDAYSIGAITVMKAYYKQSLSFLCALLIVLTTQVLGYGWAGLLRRYLVEPAEMWWPSNLAQVSLFRALHEKDSRSKGLTRMQFFLTFFVASFAYYALPGYLFPILTFFSWVCWAWPNSITAQQIGSGYHGLGVGAFTLDWAGISAYHGSPLVTPWFSIVNVAVGFIMFIYIIVPICYWKFNTFDARKFPIFSNQLFTSAGNKYDTTKILTPDFDLNVAAYDSYGKLYLSPLFALSIGSGFARFTATLTHVFLFHGSDIWRQSKSAMSSVREDIHAKLMKRYKQVPQWWFLLLLVGSIVLSLMMSFIWKEEVQLPWWGMVFAFGLAFIVTLPIGVIQATTNQQPGYDIIAQFMIGYVLPGKPIANLLFKIYGRISTIHALSFLADLKLGHYMKIPPRCMYTAQLVGTLVAGVVNLAVAWWMLESIENICDVDALHPDSPWTCPKYRVTFDASVIWGLIGPGRLFGHHGLYRNLVWLFLVGAFLPVPIWALSKMFPEKKWIPLINIPVISYGFAGMPPATPTNIASWLITGTIFNYFVFKYRKGWWQKYNYVLSAALDAGTAFMGVLLFFALQNENRNLTWWGTEIDHCPLASCPTAPGISVKGCPVF from the exons ATGGCCTTCAAGGGGGGCGGCGATGAGGAGGGGGAGATGAGGAGGGggaagcagcagcaggagcagcaggagcagcagcagcaggagcagcagtGCCCCGTGGAGGAGGTAGCGCTGGTGGTGCCGGAGACGGACGATCCGTCGCTTCCGGTGATGACGTTCCGGGCGTGGGTGCTGGGGCTGGCGTCGTGCACGCTGCTCATCTTCCTGAACACGTTCTTCACGTTCCGGACGCAGCCGCTGACGATCTCGGGCATCCTGATGCAGATCGCGGTGCTCCCACTCGGGCGCTTCATGGCCTCCGCGCTCCCCCGCAGGGACTTGCGCCTGCCCTGGGGCCTGGGCTCCTTCAGCCTCAACCCAGGGCCCTTCAACATCAAGGAGCACGTCATCATCACCATCTTCGCCAACTGTGGCGTCTCctacggcggcggcgacgcctACTCCATCGGCGCCATCACCGTCATGAAGGCCTACTACAAGCAGTCCCTCTCCTTCCTCTGCGCCCTCCTCATCGTCCTCACCACCCAG GTACTGGGTTATGGGTGGGCGGGGTTGTTGAGGAGGTATTTGGTTGAGCCCGCTGAGATGTGGTGGCCTTCTAACCTTGCTCAGGTCTCCCTATTCAG AGCGCTGCATGAAAAGGACTCGCGATCGAAAGGGCTGACGAGGATGCAATTCTTTCTGACATTCTTCGTTGCGAGCTTTGCCTACTATGCGCTGCCAGGCTATCTCTTCCCCATCCTGACATTCTTCTCGTGGGTCTGTTGGGCCTGGCCAAACAGCATCACCGCCCAGCAGATAGGGTCGGGCTACCACGGGCTCGGCGTGGGAGCCTTCACGCTCGATTGGGCCGGGATCTCGGCCTATCATGGCAGCCCACTGGTGACTCCGTGGTTCTCCATCGTCAACGTAGCGGTTGGATTCATCATGTTCATCTACATCATCGTTCCCATTTGTTACTGGAAGTTCAACACATTCGATGCTCGCAAGTTCCCCATCTTTTCGAATCAACTCTTCACCTCGGCGGGAAACAAGTATGATACTACCAAGATTTTGACGCCGGATTTTGACCTCAACGTAGCTGCATATGACAGTTACGGGAAGCTTTACCTCAGCCCGCTCTTCGCGCTCTCCATCGGTTCAGGATTCGCCAGATTTACTGCAACACTCACCCATGTTTTCCTCTTTCATGGAAG TGACATATGGAGGCAGAGCAAGTCGGCGATGAGCTCGGTGAGAGAGGACATACATGCAAAGCTGATGAAGAGGTACAAGCAGGTGCCGCAGTGGTggttcctcctcctccttgtgGGGAGCATCGTTCTCTCGCTCATGATGTCCTTCATCTGGAAAGAGGAGGTGCAGCTCCCTTGGTGGGGGATGGTCTTTGCCTTCGGATTGGCCTTCATTGTCACTCTCCCCATCGGCGTCATTCAAGCTACAACCAATCAG CAACCTGGATATGATATAATAGCGCAGTTCATGATTGGGTATGTCCTACCGGGGAAGCCCATTGCCAATCTGCTGTTCAAGATATACGGGCGCATCAGCACCATCCATGCTCTATCCTTTCTCGCTGATCTCAAGCTCGGCCACTACATGAAAATCCCACCCAGATGCATGTACACCGCTCAG CTTGTGGGGACTCTGGTTGCCGGCGTTGTGAACCTCGCGGTAGCATGGTGGATGCTGGAGAGCATAGAGAACATCTGTGACGTGGACGCGTTGCACCCTGACAGCCCATGGACTTGCCCAAAATATCGAGTGACATTTGATGCTTCGGTGATATGGGGCCTCATCGGTCCGGGCCGACTCTTTGGCCATCACGGCCTATACCGGAACCTGGTGTGGCTCTTCCTCGTGGGAGCTTTCTTGCCTGTTCCTATCTGGGCTCTTAGCAAGATGTTCCCGGAGAAGAAGTGGATCCCTCTAATCAATATTCCGGTTATTTCCTATGGGTTCGCCGGGATGCCGCCCGCAACTCCGACCAACATTGCTAGCTGGCTCATTACTGGCACTATCTTCAACTATTTTGTGTTCAAGTACCGAAAAGGGTGGTGGCAGAAATACAACTATGTGCTGTCGGCGGCGCTTGATGCAGGGACAGCATTCATGGGTGTGCTCCTGTTCTTTGCTCTTCAGAATGAGAACCGAAATCTCACATGGTGGGGCACCGAGATTGATCACTGTCCTTTGGCGTCATGCCCCACAGCACCTGGTATTTCAGTTAAGGGCTGTCCGGTTTTTTAG
- the LOC109712669 gene encoding alpha-1,6-mannosyl-glycoprotein 2-beta-N-acetylglucosaminyltransferase yields MASYKRSRMKDTAVVRRAVPLVLAVVFAVLALVSFLRSRTVSRATMISPSYERRESLLLSGEAAEEDDEQQQGGGGGGDVGLVLDPNFKPSLPKQTELSLSLEQKNRLPPRNRDLFPKLAKDHIKIVLYVHNRPQYLQVVIRSLSSVQGIGETLLIVSHDGFYPEMDSIVQSIRFCQVKQIFAPYSPHLFPDSFPGVSPGDCHDKDNAAAKRCRGSPDQYGNHRSPKIVSLKHHWWWMMNTIWDGLGETKRFGGHILFIEEDHFIYPNAYRNIQLLAAMKPRKCPECYAVNLAPSDVTSKGEGGEFLVAEKVGNIGYAFNRTVWRKIHAKAREFCSFDDYNWDITMWATVYPSFGTPVYTLRGPRRSAAHFGKCGLHQGQGSSSVCIDDGNAKFEIDEIDKVANIKYDWPVQVYKKQGGYQAGFRGWGGWGDERDRELCLSFAYMYHVQGASSG; encoded by the coding sequence ATGGCTTCGTACAAGAGATCCCGAATGAAGGATACCGCCGTGGTCAGGCGAGCGGTTCCGCTTGTTCTGGCGGTAGTTTTCGCGGTCCTTGCTCTCGTATCCTTCCTCAGAAGTCGAACAGTCTCTCGCGCCACGATGATTTCGCCTTCCtacgagagaagagagagtctTCTTCTTTCCGGAGAAGCGGCAGAAGAGGATGATGAACAACaacaaggaggaggaggaggaggagatgtgGGCCTAGTCTTGGATCCCAACTTCAAGCCCTCGCTGCCGAAGCAGACCGAGTTGTCCCTCTCTCTGGAGCAAAAGAACCGACTACCCCCTCGAAACCGGGATCTCTTCCCAAAGTTAGCAAAGGATCACATAAAGATCGTTCTCTACGTCCACAATAGGCCTCAGTACCTGCAAGTTGTGATTCGGAGCTTATCGAGCGTCCAAGGAATCGGAGAAACGCTGCTGATAGTTAGTCACGACGGGTTCTACCCTGAGATGGATAGCATCGTCCAGAGCATCAGATTTTGCCAGGTGAAGCAGATCTTTGCGCCCTACTCCCCGCATCTTTTTCCGGATAGTTTTCCTGGGGTCTCGCCGGGGGATTGCCACGATAAAGATAACGCCGCAGCAAAGAGGTGTAGGGGTTCTCCGGATCAGTACGGCAACCACCGCTCTCCAAAGATTGTGTCTTTGAAGCATCACTGGTGGTGGATGATGAATACCATCTGGGACGGTTTGGGGGAGACGAAGCGGTTCGGCGGCCATATTCTTTTCATCGAGGAAGACCATTTCATCTATCCTAATGCTTATAGGAATATCCAGCTACTCGCTGCAATGAAGCCCCGAAAGTGTCCTGAGTGTTATGCGGTGAACTTGGCACCTTCGGATGTGACTTCGAAAGGGGAAGGCGGGGAGTTTTTGGTCGCTGAGAAGGTTGGCAACATAGGTTACGCATTTAATCGGACAGTTTGGAGAAAGATCCACGCGAAGGCGAGGGAGTTTTGCTCGTTTGATGACTATAATTGGGACATAACGATGTGGGCTACCGTTTATCCGTCGTTCGGAACTCCTGTGTACACTTTGAGAGGGCCGAGGAGAAGCGCCGCCCACTTTGGGAAATGTGGGCTGCATCAAGGGCAAGGCTCGAGCAGTGTGTGCATTGATGATGGCAATGCAAAGTTTGAGATTGATGAAATTGATAAGGTTGCTAACATCAAATATGATTGGCCGGTGCAAGTGTATAAGAAGCAGGGCGGCTATCAAGCTGGTTTCAGGGGATGGGGAGGATGGGGTGATGAGAGAGACCGCGAGCTTTGTTTGAGCTTTGCATACATGTATCACGTTCAGGGAGCATCATCCGGCTGA
- the LOC109713320 gene encoding oligopeptide transporter 3 isoform X2 yields MGSWVVMGSWVGGPGVFVLRPYGLLFNVPRISSALPPPFLRFLFLAFFQFAGEVHAFVVLPADLFLHISNLNLSSSSSSSSFFLFIFTFSECIVCLSKIHVELPFFGNQVLGYGWAGLLRRYLVEPAEMWWPSNLAQVSLFRALHEKDSRSKGLTRMQFFLTFFVASFAYYALPGYLFPILTFFSWVCWAWPNSITAQQIGSGYHGLGVGAFTLDWAGISAYHGSPLVTPWFSIVNVAVGFIMFIYIIVPICYWKFNTFDARKFPIFSNQLFTSAGNKYDTTKILTPDFDLNVAAYDSYGKLYLSPLFALSIGSGFARFTATLTHVFLFHGSDIWRQSKSAMSSVREDIHAKLMKRYKQVPQWWFLLLLVGSIVLSLMMSFIWKEEVQLPWWGMVFAFGLAFIVTLPIGVIQATTNQQPGYDIIAQFMIGYVLPGKPIANLLFKIYGRISTIHALSFLADLKLGHYMKIPPRCMYTAQLVGTLVAGVVNLAVAWWMLESIENICDVDALHPDSPWTCPKYRVTFDASVIWGLIGPGRLFGHHGLYRNLVWLFLVGAFLPVPIWALSKMFPEKKWIPLINIPVISYGFAGMPPATPTNIASWLITGTIFNYFVFKYRKGWWQKYNYVLSAALDAGTAFMGVLLFFALQNENRNLTWWGTEIDHCPLASCPTAPGISVKGCPVF; encoded by the exons ATGGGATCATGGGTAGTCATGGGTTCATGGGTGGGTGGTCCCGGGGTTTTTGTGTTACGGCCTTACGGGTTGCTTTTCAATGTACCGAGAATCTCTTCTGCTCTTCCTCCTCCGTTTCTTCGCTTtctctttcttgctttttttcAGTTTGCTGGGGAAGTGCACGCTTTTGTTGTTTTGCCTGCCGACCTCTTCTTGCACATCTCAAACTTaaatctttcttcttcttcttcttcttcttctttttttctttttatttttactttttctgaATGTATTGTCTGTTTGTCTAAAATACATGTTGAGCTGCCCTTCTTTGGTAATCAG GTACTGGGTTATGGGTGGGCGGGGTTGTTGAGGAGGTATTTGGTTGAGCCCGCTGAGATGTGGTGGCCTTCTAACCTTGCTCAGGTCTCCCTATTCAG AGCGCTGCATGAAAAGGACTCGCGATCGAAAGGGCTGACGAGGATGCAATTCTTTCTGACATTCTTCGTTGCGAGCTTTGCCTACTATGCGCTGCCAGGCTATCTCTTCCCCATCCTGACATTCTTCTCGTGGGTCTGTTGGGCCTGGCCAAACAGCATCACCGCCCAGCAGATAGGGTCGGGCTACCACGGGCTCGGCGTGGGAGCCTTCACGCTCGATTGGGCCGGGATCTCGGCCTATCATGGCAGCCCACTGGTGACTCCGTGGTTCTCCATCGTCAACGTAGCGGTTGGATTCATCATGTTCATCTACATCATCGTTCCCATTTGTTACTGGAAGTTCAACACATTCGATGCTCGCAAGTTCCCCATCTTTTCGAATCAACTCTTCACCTCGGCGGGAAACAAGTATGATACTACCAAGATTTTGACGCCGGATTTTGACCTCAACGTAGCTGCATATGACAGTTACGGGAAGCTTTACCTCAGCCCGCTCTTCGCGCTCTCCATCGGTTCAGGATTCGCCAGATTTACTGCAACACTCACCCATGTTTTCCTCTTTCATGGAAG TGACATATGGAGGCAGAGCAAGTCGGCGATGAGCTCGGTGAGAGAGGACATACATGCAAAGCTGATGAAGAGGTACAAGCAGGTGCCGCAGTGGTggttcctcctcctccttgtgGGGAGCATCGTTCTCTCGCTCATGATGTCCTTCATCTGGAAAGAGGAGGTGCAGCTCCCTTGGTGGGGGATGGTCTTTGCCTTCGGATTGGCCTTCATTGTCACTCTCCCCATCGGCGTCATTCAAGCTACAACCAATCAG CAACCTGGATATGATATAATAGCGCAGTTCATGATTGGGTATGTCCTACCGGGGAAGCCCATTGCCAATCTGCTGTTCAAGATATACGGGCGCATCAGCACCATCCATGCTCTATCCTTTCTCGCTGATCTCAAGCTCGGCCACTACATGAAAATCCCACCCAGATGCATGTACACCGCTCAG CTTGTGGGGACTCTGGTTGCCGGCGTTGTGAACCTCGCGGTAGCATGGTGGATGCTGGAGAGCATAGAGAACATCTGTGACGTGGACGCGTTGCACCCTGACAGCCCATGGACTTGCCCAAAATATCGAGTGACATTTGATGCTTCGGTGATATGGGGCCTCATCGGTCCGGGCCGACTCTTTGGCCATCACGGCCTATACCGGAACCTGGTGTGGCTCTTCCTCGTGGGAGCTTTCTTGCCTGTTCCTATCTGGGCTCTTAGCAAGATGTTCCCGGAGAAGAAGTGGATCCCTCTAATCAATATTCCGGTTATTTCCTATGGGTTCGCCGGGATGCCGCCCGCAACTCCGACCAACATTGCTAGCTGGCTCATTACTGGCACTATCTTCAACTATTTTGTGTTCAAGTACCGAAAAGGGTGGTGGCAGAAATACAACTATGTGCTGTCGGCGGCGCTTGATGCAGGGACAGCATTCATGGGTGTGCTCCTGTTCTTTGCTCTTCAGAATGAGAACCGAAATCTCACATGGTGGGGCACCGAGATTGATCACTGTCCTTTGGCGTCATGCCCCACAGCACCTGGTATTTCAGTTAAGGGCTGTCCGGTTTTTTAG
- the LOC109713145 gene encoding uncharacterized protein LOC109713145 isoform X1, protein MASSKPSSRYASVDSHSSTSSSRHSSNPSPSFSDHKIPSKNLSSLRRLLGNASRRPSDPVPVAAAMENPCRAVTRARSGNAVALTKAGSGHNLGSVVKKMMERRPDSKAGSAALLVVPADLIAEDTKKTAKGSNLSALSRKLFQKGGSGDRAATKALAEAKANTRTLAQVLRSERELLSQNKEYEAEMSELRLLLEERNREVEKLKDLCLKQREEIKALKDAVLFPDVMNSQLQELLQRQGSELKHAKQVIPNLQRQVSSLTGQIQCLVEDLAEVKSDKYSARACFDGQYSFPRSPIIFDQETANPLPLQDYSSSDPVSSEYGSPDEMFLKDLNPCLTPCFSKNKSKECDEASGCISPNEDRLFCKNTGVGQGIFPKSRGCLKSKSSEHCQKPNSGSSSAQKICKSDENKWSVGKSTYQSLF, encoded by the exons AAATCCCCAGtaaaaacctctcctctctgAGACGCCTTCTCGGCAACGCCAGCCGCAGACCGTCCGATCCGGTGCCGGTCGCTGCCGCGATGGAGAATCCCTGCCGTGCCGTCACCCGGGCGAGATCAGGGAACGCCGTCGCTCTCACGAAAGCCGGAAGCGGCCACAATTTGGGGTCAGtggtgaagaagatgatggagagGAGGCCGGACTCGAAGGCGGGGTCTGCGGCGCTGCTGGTTGTTCCGGCTGATCTTATAGCGGAGGACACGAAGAAGACCGCCAAGGGGTCGAACCTTTCGGCCTTGTCCCGGAAGCTGTTTCAGAAGGGGGGGTCTGGAGATCGGGCGGCGACCAAGGCACTGGCGGAGGCCAAGGCGAACACGCGGACACTCGCGCAGGTGCTTCGCAGCGAGAGGGAGCTTCTCAGCCAAAATAAGGAGTACGAGGCCGAGATGTCGGAGCTGCGCCTGCTGCTTGAAGAGAGGAACCGAGAA GTGGAGAAATTGAAGGATTTGTGTCTAAAGCAGAGGGAGGAGATAAAGGCATTGAAGGATGCGGTACTCTTCCCTGATGTCATGAACTCCCAGCTGCAGGAGCTGCTGCAGCGGCAAGGGTCCGAGCTGAAGCATGCCAAGCAAGTCATTCCAAATCTCCAGAGACAGGTCTCTTCTCTCACCGGACAGATTCAATGCCTTGTGGAGGATCTCGCAGAG GTGAAATCAGATAAATATTCTGCAAGGGCATGCTTCGATGGACAATATAGCTTTCCAAGATCGCCTATAATATTTGATCAGGAGACAGCTAATCCTTTG CCTTTGCAGGATTACAGCTCCAGTGACCCTGTGAGTTCTGAATATGGTAGCCCAGATGAAATGTTCCTTAAGGATTTAAATCCTTGTTTGACCCCATGCTTTTCAAAGAACAAATCTAAG GAGTGTGACGAGGCATCAGGTTGCATTTCTCCAAACGAAGATAGACTGTTCTGCAAGAACACTGGAGTTGGTCAAGGTATATTTCCTAAGTCTCGTGGATGTCTAAAATCAAAGAGTTCGGAGCATTGTCAGAAGCCTAACTCGGGCAGCAGCAGTGCCCAGAAAATATGTAAATCTGATGAAAACAAGTGGTCCGTGGGAAAATCAACCTACCAAAGTCTCTTTTAA
- the LOC109713145 gene encoding uncharacterized protein LOC109713145 isoform X2, whose protein sequence is MASSKPSSRYASVDSHSSTSSSRHSSNPSPSFSDHKIPSKNLSSLRRLLGNASRRPSDPVPVAAAMENPCRAVTRARSGNAVALTKAGSGHNLGSVVKKMMERRPDSKAGSAALLVVPADLIAEDTKKTAKGSNLSALSRKLFQKGGSGDRAATKALAEAKANTRTLAQVLRSERELLSQNKEYEAEMSELRLLLEERNREVEKLKDLCLKQREEIKALKDAVLFPDVMNSQLQELLQRQGSELKHAKQVIPNLQRQVSSLTGQIQCLVEDLAEVKSDKYSARACFDGQYSFPRSPIIFDQETANPLDYSSSDPVSSEYGSPDEMFLKDLNPCLTPCFSKNKSKECDEASGCISPNEDRLFCKNTGVGQGIFPKSRGCLKSKSSEHCQKPNSGSSSAQKICKSDENKWSVGKSTYQSLF, encoded by the exons AAATCCCCAGtaaaaacctctcctctctgAGACGCCTTCTCGGCAACGCCAGCCGCAGACCGTCCGATCCGGTGCCGGTCGCTGCCGCGATGGAGAATCCCTGCCGTGCCGTCACCCGGGCGAGATCAGGGAACGCCGTCGCTCTCACGAAAGCCGGAAGCGGCCACAATTTGGGGTCAGtggtgaagaagatgatggagagGAGGCCGGACTCGAAGGCGGGGTCTGCGGCGCTGCTGGTTGTTCCGGCTGATCTTATAGCGGAGGACACGAAGAAGACCGCCAAGGGGTCGAACCTTTCGGCCTTGTCCCGGAAGCTGTTTCAGAAGGGGGGGTCTGGAGATCGGGCGGCGACCAAGGCACTGGCGGAGGCCAAGGCGAACACGCGGACACTCGCGCAGGTGCTTCGCAGCGAGAGGGAGCTTCTCAGCCAAAATAAGGAGTACGAGGCCGAGATGTCGGAGCTGCGCCTGCTGCTTGAAGAGAGGAACCGAGAA GTGGAGAAATTGAAGGATTTGTGTCTAAAGCAGAGGGAGGAGATAAAGGCATTGAAGGATGCGGTACTCTTCCCTGATGTCATGAACTCCCAGCTGCAGGAGCTGCTGCAGCGGCAAGGGTCCGAGCTGAAGCATGCCAAGCAAGTCATTCCAAATCTCCAGAGACAGGTCTCTTCTCTCACCGGACAGATTCAATGCCTTGTGGAGGATCTCGCAGAG GTGAAATCAGATAAATATTCTGCAAGGGCATGCTTCGATGGACAATATAGCTTTCCAAGATCGCCTATAATATTTGATCAGGAGACAGCTAATCCTTTG GATTACAGCTCCAGTGACCCTGTGAGTTCTGAATATGGTAGCCCAGATGAAATGTTCCTTAAGGATTTAAATCCTTGTTTGACCCCATGCTTTTCAAAGAACAAATCTAAG GAGTGTGACGAGGCATCAGGTTGCATTTCTCCAAACGAAGATAGACTGTTCTGCAAGAACACTGGAGTTGGTCAAGGTATATTTCCTAAGTCTCGTGGATGTCTAAAATCAAAGAGTTCGGAGCATTGTCAGAAGCCTAACTCGGGCAGCAGCAGTGCCCAGAAAATATGTAAATCTGATGAAAACAAGTGGTCCGTGGGAAAATCAACCTACCAAAGTCTCTTTTAA
- the LOC109713321 gene encoding transcriptional adapter ADA2-like has protein sequence MGRSRAVPNSGDDEANQRSKRRRVASSGETLETITSGSGTNDGKKALYHCNYCNKDISGKIRIKCSKCPDFDLCVECFSVGAEVTPHKSNHPYRVMDNLSFPLICPDWNADEEILLLEGIEMYGLGNWAEVAEHVGTKSKAQCIDHYTTAYMNSPCYPLPDMSRVNGKNRKELLAMAKVQGEGKKGNSMLGDVTVKEESPFSPSRVKVEDSGGEAPAGRSPSNLSADKHMDRSVGVKKPKYSGEEGPSVAELSGYNPKRQEFDPEYDNDAEKSLAEMEFKENDSETDRELKLRVLRIYLSRLDERKRRKEFILERKLLFPNPLEKELSNEDKEIYHRFKVFMRFLSQEEHETLVRSVIEEKKIRRRIQELQECRAAGCRTLAEAKTYIEQKRKKEIEANAQKTKESGQALLSTKGVQKTGRPAKVESDGSPRNSVDPKIKGSVGLDSGGKDSPTAMGLINTKSWDDWDITGLPGAELLSETEQRLCCQNRLLPSHYLKMQEVLVQEILKGTVMKKSDAHGLFKVDPIKLDHIYEMVTKKLGHHEESPIA, from the exons ATGGGTCGCTCCCGCGCGGTGCCCAACTCTGGAGACGATGAAGCCAACcagag GTCAAAGAGAAGGAGGGTTGCTTCAAGCGGAGAAACACTGGAGACAATAACCTCAg GTTCAGGAACAAATGACGGAAAGAAGGCTCTATATCACTGTAATTATTGTAATAAGGACATATCTGGGAAGATTAGGATCAAATGCAGTAAATGCCCTGATTTTGATCTATGTGTTGAGTGCTTCTCTGTAGGTGCAGAAGTCACTCCACACAAAAGCAATCATCCTTACAGGGTCATG GACAATCTGTCTTTTCCCCTTATTTGTCCAGATTGGAACGCTGATGAGGAAATACTACTTCTAGAG GGAATTGAGATGTATGGACTGGGGAACTGGGCTGAAGTTGCTGAGCATGTTGGCACCAAGAGTAAGGCACAATGTATTGATCACTATACAACAGCATACATGAACTCACCTTGCTATCCTCTTCCG GACATGTCTCGTGTTAACGGTAAGAACAGAAAAGAACTCCTTGCTATGGCTAAAGTGCAAGGGGAGGGCAAGAAAG GAAATTCAATGCTTGGGGATGTGACGGTTAAAGAAGAATCTCCATTCTCACCATCAAGAGTCAA GGTTGAAGACTCAGGTGGGGAGGCGCCAGCTGGCCGATCGCCGTCAAACTTATCTGCTG ACAAACACATGGATAGAAGTGTTGGTGTGAAAAAGCCTAAATATTCAGGTGAAGAAGGTCCTTCTGTGGCAGAGTTAAGTGGTTACAACCCGAAGAGGCAGGAATTTGACCCTGAATATGATAATGATGCTGAAAAATCACTTGCTGAGATGGAATTCAAGGAGAATGACTCTGAAACTGATCGTGAATTGAAGCTGCGTGTATTACGTATTTACTTGTCGAG GCTTGATGAGAGGAAAAGGAGGAAGGAATTCATCTTAGAAAGGAAGTTACTGTTCCCTAATCCGCTGGAGAAGGAACTCTCTAATGAGGACAAAGAAATATATCACCGTTTCAAAGTTTTCATGCGCTTCCTTTCTCAAGAAGAACATGAAACCTTAGTCAGGAGTGTTATTGAGGAGAAAAAAATTCGAAGGAGAATTCAAGAGCTTCAG GAATGTCGTGCTGCTGGTTGTCGTACGTTAGCTGAAGCAAAAACATACATTGAGCAGAAGCGGAAGAAGGAAATAGAGGCAAATGCACAAAAAACTAAGGAAAGTGGCCAGGCTCTACTGAGCACAAAAGGTGTACAAAAAACTGGCCGCCCAGCAAAAGTTGAATCCGATGGGAGCCCAAGAAACAGTGTTGACCCCAAAATAAAAGGTAGTGTTGGGTTAGATTCTGGTGGCAAGGACTCTCCGACAGCGATGGGCCTGATAAATACAAAGTCGTGGGATGATTGGGATATTACTGGACTTCCTGGAGCAGAATTGTTAAGCGAAACT GAGCAACGTCTCTGCTGCCAGAATAGATTGCTCCCCAGTCATTATCTTAAGATGCAGGAGGTATTGGTGCAGGAAATCTTGAAAGGCACTGTTATGAAGAAATCTGATGCCCATGGACTGTTCAAGGTCGATCCTATCAAACTGGATCATATATACGAAATGGTGACCAAAAAGTTAGGTCATCACGAGGAGTCTCCCATTGCTTGA